Proteins from a single region of Diaphorobacter limosus:
- the trbJ gene encoding P-type conjugative transfer protein TrbJ produces the protein MKRRLLAAAVAAMLCTATAHAQWVVIDPTNLIQNTLTAIQTLEQIYNQIKQLENEAQMLRNQARNLASLPSSVVGQLRANLATTQRLIAQARGLAYDVTNLDREFQRLYPEQYAATVSGNQMYRDAQERWKNTLNGLQTTMQMQAQASQNLSDDESVLADLVGKSQSAVGALQAMQATNQLLALQAKQSIQTQRLNITQDRAASLELARQAAAVERGREVNRRFLGGGTPYTPQTVDFYSR, from the coding sequence ATGAAAAGGCGTCTACTCGCCGCCGCCGTCGCGGCCATGCTTTGCACCGCCACTGCCCATGCGCAATGGGTCGTGATCGACCCTACGAACCTGATCCAGAACACGCTGACGGCCATCCAGACGCTGGAGCAGATCTACAACCAGATCAAGCAGCTTGAGAACGAGGCGCAGATGCTGCGTAACCAGGCGCGCAACCTGGCCAGCCTGCCGTCCAGCGTGGTCGGCCAGTTACGCGCCAACCTGGCGACCACCCAGCGGCTGATCGCCCAGGCCCGAGGCCTGGCTTATGACGTGACGAATCTGGATCGGGAGTTCCAGCGCCTGTATCCAGAGCAATACGCCGCCACGGTGAGCGGCAACCAGATGTACCGCGACGCGCAGGAACGCTGGAAGAACACGCTCAATGGCTTGCAGACCACCATGCAGATGCAGGCCCAGGCATCGCAGAACCTGAGCGATGACGAAAGCGTGCTGGCCGACCTCGTGGGCAAGAGCCAATCGGCCGTGGGTGCTTTGCAGGCCATGCAAGCCACCAACCAGCTTCTGGCCTTGCAGGCCAAGCAGTCCATCCAGACACAGCGCCTGAACATCACTCAGGATCGTGCCGCTTCGCTAGAGCTGGCGCGGCAGGCCGCCGCTGTGGAGCGGGGCCGCGAGGTGAACCGGCGCTTCTTGGGTGGAGGCACGCCGTACACGCCTCAGACCGTCGATTTTTATAGCCGCTGA
- the trbE gene encoding conjugal transfer protein TrbE produces MLNLAEYRQRPALLADWLPWAGLVAPGVVLNKDGSFQRTARFRGPDLDSATQGELIATAARLNNALRRLGSGWALFIEAERRAAADYPHSEFPEPLSWLVDEERRATFEDSGNHFESGYHLTLVYLPPEESRARAAGMLYENRPTEGVDWRERLTAFVAETDRVFDLLDGVMPEIAWLDDGQTLTYLHSTISTRRYRVSVPEVPFHIDALLTDSALVGGLAPMLGDQHLRVVSVRGFPTSTWPGILDDLNRLGFGYRWSTRFLCMDKADAEKELSRLRRQWFAKRKNVIALLRETIFQQETPLVDTDASNKSADADAALQELGSDQVAFGYVTTTVTVLDADPAKADEKLRMVERVIQGRGFVTIPETLNAVEAWLSSIPGHAYANVRQPIVSTLNLAHLMPVSAVWAGPEKNSHLDGPPLIVTRTEGATPFRLVTHIGDVGHTLVAGPTGMGKSVLLATLAMQFRRYRGSRIFAFDMGRSMRATILGLAGEHYDLGMDGEIAFQPLARIDREGYRTWAAEWIEGRLRHEGVAVGPDEKVAIWSALGSLAGAPVEQRTMTGLSVLLQSNSLRQALAPYVLGGAHGKLLDADHDRLGMADVQCFEMEELMHSKAAVMAVLHYLFARFDERFDGAPTLLILDEAWLFLDDPVFAARIRQWLKTLRKKNVSVIFATQSLADIKDSSIAPAIIESCASRIFLPNPQATEPQIRAIYEGFGLNSRQIEIVATGQPKRDYYYQSRLGNRLFDLDLGPAALAFAGASTPQDQRDIDAVLAASSAVTPFAAAWLRHRGLHWAADLLSTFPSTHLQENPS; encoded by the coding sequence ATGCTGAACCTTGCCGAATACCGCCAGCGGCCCGCGCTGCTGGCCGACTGGCTGCCTTGGGCTGGACTGGTTGCGCCGGGCGTCGTCCTGAACAAGGACGGCAGTTTCCAGCGCACGGCGCGCTTTCGTGGCCCCGACCTCGATAGCGCAACGCAGGGCGAGCTGATCGCCACGGCTGCGCGGTTGAACAACGCGCTGCGCCGGCTCGGTTCGGGCTGGGCGCTGTTCATCGAGGCCGAGCGCCGCGCCGCCGCCGACTATCCGCACTCGGAGTTTCCCGAGCCGCTTTCGTGGCTGGTGGACGAGGAACGCCGCGCTACGTTCGAGGACTCGGGCAACCACTTCGAGAGCGGCTACCACCTGACGCTGGTGTACCTGCCGCCCGAGGAATCGCGCGCCCGCGCGGCGGGGATGCTGTACGAGAACCGGCCCACCGAAGGCGTGGACTGGCGCGAGCGCCTGACGGCCTTCGTGGCGGAAACCGATCGCGTCTTCGACCTGCTCGATGGCGTGATGCCGGAAATCGCCTGGCTCGATGACGGCCAGACGCTGACCTATCTGCACTCGACCATCTCCACGCGGCGCTACCGCGTCAGCGTGCCCGAAGTGCCATTCCACATCGACGCGCTGCTGACGGATTCCGCACTGGTTGGCGGCCTGGCGCCCATGCTGGGCGACCAGCACCTGCGCGTGGTGTCGGTGCGGGGCTTCCCGACCTCGACCTGGCCGGGGATTCTGGACGACCTCAACCGCCTCGGCTTTGGCTATCGCTGGTCAACCCGGTTCCTCTGCATGGACAAAGCCGATGCGGAAAAGGAACTTTCCCGCCTGCGCCGCCAATGGTTCGCCAAGCGCAAGAACGTCATCGCGCTGCTGCGCGAAACCATCTTCCAGCAGGAAACCCCGCTGGTTGATACCGACGCCAGCAACAAATCGGCCGATGCAGACGCAGCGTTGCAGGAGCTGGGCAGCGACCAGGTGGCCTTCGGGTATGTCACCACCACGGTGACGGTGCTCGACGCCGACCCGGCAAAGGCCGACGAGAAGCTGCGCATGGTGGAACGGGTGATTCAAGGGCGTGGGTTCGTGACGATCCCCGAGACCTTGAACGCGGTGGAGGCGTGGCTGTCGTCGATTCCCGGCCACGCCTACGCGAACGTCCGCCAGCCCATCGTCTCGACGCTGAACTTGGCGCACCTGATGCCGGTGTCCGCCGTATGGGCCGGGCCGGAGAAAAACTCCCACCTCGACGGCCCGCCGCTGATCGTGACCCGCACCGAAGGCGCAACGCCATTCCGGCTGGTCACGCACATCGGCGACGTGGGCCACACGCTGGTGGCCGGGCCGACCGGCATGGGCAAGTCCGTCCTGCTCGCTACGCTGGCGATGCAGTTTCGGCGTTATCGCGGCTCACGCATCTTCGCCTTCGACATGGGGCGCTCGATGCGCGCCACGATCCTGGGCCTGGCCGGCGAGCACTACGACCTCGGGATGGATGGCGAGATTGCTTTCCAGCCGCTGGCCCGCATCGACCGTGAGGGCTACCGCACCTGGGCGGCCGAATGGATCGAAGGGCGCTTGCGGCACGAAGGTGTCGCGGTCGGCCCCGACGAGAAGGTTGCCATCTGGTCGGCGCTCGGCAGTCTCGCTGGTGCGCCCGTGGAGCAGCGCACGATGACGGGTCTGTCGGTGCTGCTGCAATCGAACTCGCTGCGGCAGGCGCTCGCGCCCTATGTGTTGGGTGGCGCGCACGGCAAGCTGCTGGACGCCGACCATGATCGGCTGGGCATGGCCGACGTGCAGTGCTTCGAGATGGAGGAGCTGATGCACAGCAAGGCCGCCGTCATGGCCGTGCTGCATTACCTCTTTGCGCGCTTCGATGAACGCTTTGACGGTGCGCCCACGCTGCTGATCCTCGATGAAGCGTGGCTGTTCCTCGATGACCCGGTGTTTGCGGCGCGCATTCGCCAGTGGCTCAAGACGCTGCGCAAGAAGAACGTCAGCGTCATCTTCGCCACGCAGAGCCTGGCCGACATCAAGGATTCGAGCATCGCGCCCGCGATCATCGAAAGCTGCGCGAGCCGCATCTTTCTGCCGAACCCGCAGGCGACCGAGCCGCAAATCCGAGCTATCTACGAAGGCTTCGGCCTCAACAGCCGCCAGATCGAGATCGTCGCTACCGGGCAGCCCAAGCGCGACTACTACTACCAATCCCGCCTCGGAAACCGCCTGTTCGACCTCGACTTGGGGCCGGCGGCGCTCGCCTTCGCGGGTGCGTCCACACCGCAAGACCAGCGCGACATCGACGCGGTGCTCGCCGCTTCATCCGCTGTCACCCCGTTTGCAGCCGCGTGGCTGCGCCATCGCGGCCTGCATTGGGCCGCCGACCTGCTTTCCACGTTCCCGTCCACCCACCTCCAGGAGAACCCATCATGA
- a CDS encoding VirB3 family type IV secretion system protein: MNGPHDGMPGFEVPLHRSLTEPILMGGAPRTVAITNGTLAAAVGLGLQLWIPGVVLWIAGHSLAVWGARVDPQFMAVFARHIKHRPLLDV; the protein is encoded by the coding sequence ATGAACGGCCCGCACGATGGAATGCCCGGCTTCGAGGTGCCGCTACATCGGTCTCTGACCGAGCCGATCCTGATGGGCGGCGCTCCGCGCACCGTGGCCATCACCAACGGCACGCTGGCCGCCGCCGTGGGCCTGGGCCTGCAACTGTGGATTCCCGGCGTGGTGCTGTGGATCGCCGGCCATTCGCTGGCGGTGTGGGGTGCCCGAGTCGATCCGCAGTTCATGGCCGTGTTCGCGCGGCACATCAAGCACCGGCCGCTGCTGGACGTGTGA
- a CDS encoding TrbC/VirB2 family protein encodes MTHVDAFRISANPLPRPARLHGLARPAIQGLMLAAFMLLLAGTAQAAGSSMPWEGPLQSILESIQGPVARIVAVIIIIATGLALAFGDTSGGFRKLIQIVFGLSIAFAASSFFLSFFSFSGGAVV; translated from the coding sequence ATGACGCACGTTGATGCTTTCCGTATTTCCGCAAATCCGCTTCCTCGGCCCGCACGGCTGCATGGCTTGGCTCGCCCGGCCATTCAGGGCTTGATGCTCGCTGCCTTCATGCTGCTGCTCGCAGGTACTGCGCAGGCCGCCGGTTCTTCGATGCCCTGGGAAGGACCGCTGCAATCTATCCTCGAATCCATCCAGGGGCCGGTGGCGCGCATCGTCGCAGTCATCATCATCATCGCCACGGGCTTGGCGCTGGCCTTCGGCGATACCTCGGGCGGCTTCCGCAAGCTGATCCAGATCGTGTTTGGCCTGTCCATCGCGTTCGCCGCTTCGAGCTTCTTCCTGTCGTTCTTCAGCTTCTCCGGTGGGGCCGTCGTATGA
- the trbB gene encoding P-type conjugative transfer ATPase TrbB, with amino-acid sequence MSAVPSFTAVSLDRRIQMLRTAMGPLIAAALEDPDVVEVMLNPDRTLWIDRLSSGRAPMGVELSEADGERIIRLVAAHVGAEVHRGQPLLTAELPETGERFEGILPPAAPGPAFALRKRAFGVIPLSRYIEDGMMTAAQAGLLVRAVRERQNILIAGGTSTGKTTLANALLAEIAATGDRVLVLEDTVELQCAARDHVPLRTRQGVVSMTELVRSSMRLRPDRVVVGEVRGAEALDLIKVWGTGHPGGIATIHAGSALGALLRLEQLILEVAVNPPRALIAEAVNVVIHIAGRGRKRRIESIARVIGFDGVGYHLADALEAPFPELLPQSDLSSPSPDHSGELP; translated from the coding sequence ATGAGCGCCGTTCCTTCCTTCACCGCCGTTTCCCTGGATCGCCGCATCCAGATGCTGCGCACGGCAATGGGGCCGCTGATCGCCGCCGCGCTGGAAGACCCCGACGTAGTGGAAGTCATGCTGAACCCGGATCGAACCTTGTGGATCGACCGGCTTTCGTCGGGTCGCGCACCGATGGGTGTGGAGCTGTCCGAGGCGGACGGTGAACGCATCATCCGCCTCGTCGCGGCCCACGTCGGCGCCGAGGTGCATCGCGGTCAGCCGCTCCTGACGGCGGAGCTGCCCGAGACGGGCGAGCGCTTCGAGGGCATCTTGCCGCCCGCCGCACCGGGGCCGGCCTTCGCCTTGCGCAAGCGCGCCTTTGGCGTGATCCCGCTGTCGCGCTACATCGAGGACGGAATGATGACCGCCGCGCAGGCGGGTCTGCTGGTGCGCGCCGTGCGCGAGCGCCAAAACATCCTGATCGCAGGTGGGACGAGCACCGGCAAGACCACCTTGGCCAATGCGCTACTGGCGGAGATCGCCGCCACGGGCGACCGCGTGCTGGTGCTCGAAGACACTGTGGAGCTGCAATGCGCGGCCCGCGACCATGTGCCGCTGCGCACACGCCAGGGCGTCGTGTCCATGACCGAGTTGGTGCGTTCGTCCATGCGCCTGCGCCCGGATCGCGTGGTCGTCGGCGAGGTACGCGGCGCCGAAGCGCTGGATCTCATCAAGGTGTGGGGTACAGGCCATCCGGGCGGCATTGCCACGATCCATGCCGGCTCCGCGCTGGGCGCGCTGCTGCGTTTGGAGCAACTGATCCTCGAAGTGGCGGTGAACCCGCCCCGTGCGTTGATCGCGGAAGCGGTCAATGTGGTCATCCACATCGCTGGGCGCGGGCGCAAGCGCCGCATCGAGAGCATCGCCCGCGTCATCGGCTTCGATGGCGTGGGCTACCACCTGGCGGATGCGCTTGAGGCTCCATTCCCGGAGCTGCTGCCGCAGTCCGACCTTTCCTCCCCGTCCCCCGACCACTCTGGAGAACTTCCATGA
- a CDS encoding CopG family transcriptional regulator: MTQHRLNVFIQPEHGKRLDELAAKKGVSKSSIVAAALASWLSPDAADQREAAIAKRLDRLSRHAERMERDLNIQIETLALFIRYFLTVSTPVPEAHQDAARAQGKARFEQFVEQLGRHLLRGRSLVRDVVEELHPDPARMDDAQERAS; the protein is encoded by the coding sequence ATGACCCAACACCGCCTCAACGTGTTCATCCAGCCTGAGCATGGCAAGCGGCTCGACGAACTGGCCGCCAAGAAAGGCGTATCCAAGTCCAGCATCGTCGCTGCCGCCTTGGCATCGTGGCTGTCGCCCGATGCCGCCGACCAGCGCGAAGCAGCAATTGCCAAGCGCCTGGATCGCTTGTCACGGCACGCCGAGCGCATGGAGCGCGACCTGAACATCCAGATCGAGACGCTGGCACTGTTCATCCGCTACTTCCTCACGGTGAGCACGCCCGTGCCCGAAGCGCATCAGGACGCAGCGCGCGCCCAGGGCAAGGCGCGCTTCGAGCAGTTCGTCGAACAACTCGGGCGGCATTTGCTGCGCGGTCGCAGTCTGGTGCGGGACGTGGTGGAAGAACTGCATCCAGACCCGGCACGCATGGACGACGCGCAGGAGCGCGCGTCATGA
- a CDS encoding IS5 family transposase: MKQIGLALNLSTRQTRKQVFLEQMEQVVPWQDLVQLIAPYYPQGRNGRPPFELQTMLRLHFLQQWFKLSDLGMEEALFDTPLYRDFAQLDAHGRLPDESTILRFRHRLERHKLAEQMLATVNDLLCAKGLQLKEGTIVDATLIAAPSSTKNKDKARDPEMHSSKKGNQWYFGMKAHIGVDADSGLVHTVRCTSGNVGDVVEGNSLLHGQEVQVFGDAGYQGADKRADAPKDVPWHVAMGPAKRKALDKERSAVDALVDQLERVKAQIRAKVEHPFRVIKRQFGYTKVRYRGLKKNTLQIVTLFALSNLWMARHQLMQQQGARG, encoded by the coding sequence ATGAAGCAAATTGGCCTCGCCCTGAACCTGAGCACGCGCCAGACCCGCAAGCAAGTCTTTCTCGAACAGATGGAGCAAGTCGTGCCCTGGCAAGACTTGGTGCAGCTGATCGCCCCGTACTACCCCCAGGGCAGGAACGGGCGCCCGCCCTTTGAGCTGCAGACCATGCTGCGCCTGCACTTCTTGCAGCAGTGGTTCAAGCTGTCGGACCTGGGGATGGAGGAAGCCTTGTTTGACACGCCCCTGTACCGAGACTTTGCCCAGCTCGATGCCCACGGGCGGCTGCCTGACGAGAGCACCATCTTGCGCTTTCGCCACCGCCTGGAGCGCCACAAGCTGGCCGAGCAGATGCTGGCCACCGTCAACGACCTGCTGTGCGCCAAAGGCCTGCAGCTCAAGGAAGGCACCATCGTGGACGCCACCTTGATTGCCGCGCCGAGCTCAACCAAGAACAAAGACAAGGCGCGAGACCCCGAGATGCATTCGAGCAAGAAGGGCAACCAGTGGTACTTCGGCATGAAGGCCCATATCGGCGTGGACGCCGACAGCGGCCTGGTGCATACCGTGCGCTGCACCTCGGGCAACGTCGGCGACGTGGTCGAAGGCAACAGCCTGCTGCACGGACAGGAGGTGCAGGTCTTTGGTGACGCTGGCTACCAGGGAGCGGACAAACGCGCCGATGCGCCCAAAGACGTGCCGTGGCACGTTGCCATGGGGCCGGCCAAACGCAAGGCATTGGACAAAGAACGCAGTGCCGTAGATGCCCTGGTCGATCAGCTCGAGCGCGTGAAGGCGCAAATCCGCGCCAAGGTGGAGCACCCGTTTCGCGTCATCAAGCGCCAGTTTGGCTACACCAAGGTGCGCTACCGAGGTCTGAAGAAAAACACCCTGCAGATCGTGACGTTGTTTGCGCTCTCGAACCTGTGGATGGCGCGCCATCAGTTGATGCAGCAGCAAGGAGCACGGGGATGA
- a CDS encoding EexN family lipoprotein: MNLSKIIAMSSLAVLLVACGKSEPSKPAAVPSVEELAADPVRLRELRQQCKTDRPTMGDVLCNRVAEATNRRFLGDGKVPYTPPKEPPKF; this comes from the coding sequence ATGAACCTATCCAAGATCATCGCTATGTCGTCGCTAGCAGTTCTGCTGGTCGCCTGCGGCAAGTCTGAGCCGTCCAAGCCCGCCGCCGTGCCCAGCGTGGAGGAACTGGCTGCTGACCCCGTGCGTTTGCGAGAACTGCGCCAGCAGTGCAAGACGGATCGTCCGACGATGGGCGACGTGCTGTGCAACCGAGTGGCCGAGGCGACGAACCGGCGTTTCCTGGGTGACGGCAAGGTGCCTTATACGCCGCCGAAGGAACCGCCGAAGTTCTGA
- a CDS encoding LysR substrate-binding domain-containing protein, with product MELRHLRYFLAVAEELHFARAAERLHIEQSPLSRAIRELEEELGAQLFVRTSRSTRLTLAGKLLMENAPRVLLALDQARESVKAAANGFHGRLRVALSDGITPSRLPALLARCREEDPEIEIRLFEVPLAQQLSGLRDDLYDAGFSMADEVGDGIIIEPAWEDELMVAMPARHELLAHRRVPLDEVLQHPLVLGDPAVCEGHAKQIDRILRKQDREPLIEQYVATFDVMMTFVSAGLALGLAGAAHIASSREPGVVGRPLAGKSPMLTTYLLRRDAEPSQALARFIERVEALGPGDA from the coding sequence ATGGAATTGCGTCACCTCCGGTACTTTCTGGCCGTTGCCGAAGAGCTTCACTTCGCCCGCGCTGCGGAGCGGCTGCATATCGAACAGTCACCACTGTCGCGCGCCATCAGGGAATTGGAAGAGGAATTGGGCGCGCAACTGTTCGTGCGTACCAGCCGCAGCACGCGCCTGACGCTGGCGGGCAAGCTGCTGATGGAGAACGCGCCTCGCGTGCTGCTGGCGCTGGACCAGGCGCGTGAGAGCGTGAAGGCGGCAGCCAATGGCTTTCACGGCCGGTTGCGCGTGGCGCTGTCCGACGGCATCACCCCCTCGCGCCTGCCGGCGCTGCTGGCGCGCTGCCGCGAGGAAGACCCGGAGATCGAGATCCGCCTGTTCGAGGTGCCGCTGGCCCAGCAACTCAGCGGCCTGCGTGACGATCTATACGACGCGGGCTTCTCGATGGCCGACGAGGTGGGCGACGGCATCATCATCGAACCCGCCTGGGAGGATGAGCTGATGGTCGCCATGCCCGCGCGCCATGAACTACTGGCCCACAGGCGGGTACCGCTGGATGAAGTGCTGCAACATCCCCTGGTGCTGGGCGACCCGGCAGTTTGCGAAGGCCATGCCAAGCAGATCGACCGCATCCTGCGCAAGCAGGACCGGGAGCCCTTGATCGAACAGTACGTCGCCACGTTCGACGTGATGATGACTTTCGTGTCGGCCGGCTTGGCGCTGGGGCTCGCAGGCGCCGCGCACATCGCTTCCAGCCGCGAGCCGGGCGTGGTGGGCCGACCGCTCGCGGGAAAGTCGCCCATGCTCACTACCTATCTGCTGCGCCGCGACGCCGAGCCGTCGCAGGCGCTAGCCCGCTTTATCGAGCGGGTCGAAGCCCTGGGACCGGGAGACGCTTAG